The Dermochelys coriacea isolate rDerCor1 chromosome 13, rDerCor1.pri.v4, whole genome shotgun sequence genome includes the window TGACCCAAaaacagctgaagtcaatgtatttGGGCATTTGTATCTGGCCCCCTTATGAATTTCCACCCTTTTTCTGATATGTTACATGCTTTAGATTACACCTTAGTCATTAAAACAGAACAGCTGGGGTCTTGCTTTGTGTATCTCTGGTTCAGGAATTCCAGTGGGGTTACAGATACTGGGTCCCAGAGATGCCAAGCGAGGGTTGAAATAAAGATACAGTCCAATTAAGAGTCATTATTTGGCTGTGTCAGCCTCCAGAAAGCTAAACACTGATCAGCAGTGGGTGGATGCTAGCTGTTCTCTTTGCTATGTGATTTAGAATATGGGAATAGGTGGTTTGGAGTCCAACCACAATTCTAAGTGTGATTAATCTGGGGGGAACTGCGAATTTTTGGATTATGTCCCCATTTGTTACTCAAAGGTAATCAAGTAAGTTACTAGGACAATCTGTCCTATACTTGGGTCTGAGCAGTTTTCAACCATGAGCACTTTAAAATGTGGTTATGGTTCTGGAAAAGGTTATGCAAAAATAGACCTTCTTATCGAACAGAGATGTCCATATTCAGAATTGTATATGCTGACTTATTTactaatagatagatagatattcaaTGCCAACACAACTATAAAAGGAGAGGAAATCTATTCTGTTTTATACATCAGCTGTACAATTACAATGTTTTGTTACTTCAGACAATGCCTGAGCAGAAAAATTCCATCATAACTTTCGGATCCTAGAATGAGATTTGCAGAGCATTTGTGACGGTGAGTGTATGTTTGTGTCAATGTGGGATTGTGAGGGTGTAAGTGTGTGTTAGCGTTCATGTTTATATGTGTGAATGTTACTGGGAGgatgtttcctttcctttatgtgtgtgagagagcatgTGCATGTATGAGTGAGATTTTGTGTGATTTTGTATATATTGCTGTGAGATGCCTGAGGTGTATTTATATGTGTTGTGTTGTTTCTTAGGCGGGTACTTATGTGTATGAAAAAGCAAGTGTGTTTGTTAATGCATGTGTCACAGAGTATTTGTGTGTATGAAGGTTTGAGTAACTGTGTTTGTATGTGAGAGAGTTTGTGTGAGAGCATTTGTGTGAATGTTTGCATTTCATTGTCTAAATATGAACTTTTCCATAATACCTTAAATATATGTGTGCCAaaagaaatacattaaataatcTGATTTAATAACTACCTTGTAAAAAAAATGAGATGTTAAAGGGATGGAGAGTTctaagaaagaaggaaagaaagaaaggaaggaagtaGAAGCACTGTGGTGATGCTGATAGTGTTCCCTTAAGCTCCTTTGAGAATCCCAGCTgtaattgttatttattattatgttgGTGGTGATGCTGGTTATGATAGTGATGATGATAGTGATTCTACCATCTGCAGGCAAATTCTAGCTCTCCCAAGAAGATGATCAACAGCACCACACTGGTGGAGTTCTGGCTGCTGGGGTTCCATAGCCTTCCTGGCTGGCAGACCCTGCTCTTCATTGTGTTCTTGGTCATCTACATCCTAACTATCACAGGGAACATTGTCATCATCTCGGTGGTGAGGCTGCAACCGCAGCTCCACTCGCCCATGTACTCCTTCCTCCAGAACCTCTCCTTTCTGGAGATCTGCTACACCAGCACTATCATGCCCAAGATGCTGGCCAACCTACTCGTAGAGAGGAAGACCATCTCGTTTGCTGGATGCATGGCACAGCTCTATTGCTTTGTCTTCCTGGGAGCCACTGAATGCTTCCTCCTGGCAGTGATGGCTTATGACAGGTACCTTGCCATATGTTACCCATTACACTACACAGTGGCCATGAGTGATGCATCTTGTACCCGCCTGGCCATGGGCTCCTGGGTGACTGGCATCTTCACAGGTCTCTTACCCTGCTTGCTAATCTCCAGGCTCTGTTTCTGTGGCTCCAACCATATTAAACACTTTTTCTGTGATATTTCTCCATTGCTCAAGCTCGCCTGCTCAGACACCTCTGCTACCGAGGTTGTCATATTCATTCTCTCCCTCCTGGTCCTCATCAGCTGCCTGCTTCTGACCCTACTGTCTTACCTCTTCATCATTCTCACCATCCTGAAGattccctcctcctctgggaAGAGGAAGACCTTCTCCACCTGTGGCTCACACCTGGCCATGGTGGCCATCTACTATGGCACCATGATCTTCATGTACGTCCGCCCCACCTCCAGCCTGCCCTCGGAGCTCAATAAGATTGTCTCTGTGTTCTACACCATCATCacccccctcctgaaccccatcatctacagcctgaggaacaaggactTCAGCGATGCTTTAAAGAAAGTAATCAGCAGGCAGTGCAGTCCGCACAGAGTGTAAATATAAGAGGCTGGAGGTTGGATTCTGGCTTACGTCGAGGGGCTTTTATACCAAACTGGGTGTATAAAAGTGAATGTAAGTTACAGCTACATCCACTTTCATTTTCTTGTACACTGCCAGAATACTGTAAAAGGGCCACAGTGATTATCTCTTACAAACCCCTCTATTGATAAAAAATTGAATCCTTTTGTATAAAGTTTACCCAAATAAATGCACACACATTACAAAGTTAACAAAATCTGAACATTTGCTGTGGTGATTTACCTATTTGATTTTTGATTTAATGTGttgtctcatttttctttttattggtttATTTCGTTATCATGCAGTCTGAGCACCTTGAAATGCTTCACCAATAAACCATGCTTCTCTTATGTGTGATATTTTATTCTAAGTGTGAAGGATTAACTGCTTGACACTGATACATAGAGAAAGAAACATATAGAGAAAGACCACAGGCACAGTTTGGTGACAAAGGCatttggccaggtttattgcccaGAAGGCACAGTCCTAATGACTCGGACAACTTGCACAAATACATTGAAAAATGAGTGCTCTGTGACAAGGAGTGGCTCAGTCAGCCACGGGAATCTCTGCTGTCCCCTCGGCACACAAAGGTTTAAGGTGAAGTCCcccaacatttatagactgagtCAAACAACTAGGATGCACAGCTTACATACCACTTTACATGTTTCATGACATTTGTTTGTTACCTTCACTTGCTCCTTACATCTTGGACACAACATCCCtcttccttgttctgtcaaaCCATCTTATCTTATGCTAGTTTGGAGCATATCTGTACAAGCcttctgaaatatatttacataaatatctaATGCCTAATACTTCTTAGGAATGCCTATGTTTTAGCAACGTGAGCAGCAACTTTGCCTAGTTCATGTACTGGACAGTGAAATTATAAGCATCTGCTTCAATATGTGGCCTGACTATGGTTCCCAGCCTCTGATTCAGGCCTTAGATCTTGCgccaggcccagtgctccaggctgTCTAGTTACTACAtagggaaattctgatattttgatactttaaaaaaggccattttggggagtggggaggaggaaggtggaCAAGACGTTCCCACaatttttgattcagaaatgacaaaacatttcattgttatggaaaagaaacatttaattttggttTGTTGACCAGAACTGCAATGTTTTGTCTTGAGTCACTGCAATATGAATAATGTCTTCCTATTGATTCATACTGTCTTATGGGACTTATATCTCCagtcataggatcatagaatggcaggactggaagggaccttgagaggacttctagtccagtcccctgcacataAGGCATGGCTAAGtatgatctagaccatcccttatattgacagagatttcacaatctctttagacaatttattccagtgcaatATCTCATGCCTGCATTCTTTTTTATGGGCTGGGCTTCCTGGCCAGACTGCAGGAGTGCACAAAGGGAAATGTAGTCAGGCCAAGGACCCTGGTATATAAGGGAGAATGGACACCTGAATTAGAACTCCCATCAGACAAGTGGACAACAGGGAAATACAGTTCATGGCTTCCAAGCCCAGCTGTGACCAATGttattatctagtctgacctcttgtataacacgaGACATTATTTCCCCAAACATAATTTCTCTTTGAACTGGAACATATatttaataagtaaataaatctgagcttgattttaaaattccagtgatggaaaatccaacATAACCTTTGTTAAATTGGGGTTAATTGTTCTCACTCTTAAAATTGCATGcttaatttccagtctgaaatttgtctagcttcaataaAAGTTAATGTTaaaccaattttattttaatagattcaAAACAAACCATTTGTAGTTCATGTccacaaatcaaaacattttgatttccaaTGAAtagcatattttgttttgagttttctaatggaaaacagaaaaaaaatcagcaaaattgaAGTTGTCTGcaaaaaatatcagttttatggaaaatgcattttccacagaaaaattccAACTAGCTTTATTAATTACCCATGGTTCATTTAGTTCTAGACTTTCTCTGAGACCACCAAAAAAGAGAACAATCAGTGTCAGATGTGACAATGATGATGTGATGTAGACATCAAATCCCACTGTGCAATAGACTAGGGAAAGCCCCAGATCACTCAGGTTCAGAGCTCCTCATAGCAAACATGACTAGCAGTTGGTTCTCAAACCACTTTCCTTGATTCTTTGATATGTACAATTAATGATGCAATTATTATGGCTAAGATTTTAAGTGAGCCTGAGAGAAGTAGGTGCAAAAATCCCATTGTCTATTAATGGAATTGGGGTGACTACTTCTCTTAGGCCTTTTTGAAAAATCCCAAGCATCATTATTACACTTCCTTTGGGTCCTTGTTACTGAGAAATTTACATAGGTGATCATGTCCCTGAGGGACCAATGTTGAGCAAATATATCTTCATAATAACGATGACTGTTCTCAGACAATGCTTGGAGAAACTACTGTCCATAAACAATATGTTGTCATAATTCAAATTACAAATAAAGAGAAATATAACTGTATGGCGGAAAAAATGTCCACgtgttgtgtttggatcagaaccatCCTGAGACCCTTTATTTCAAGCAATGCGCATTGCAAGGAGAGACAGGCAGGGCTGCTCTGCTGAATACAgaaatacaggagcttatataGCTTAAAACCACAAGTGGTTACACATACTTTTGCATTGATATTTTGCCTTGTTAGGAATCTATCAAAACAAGCTTCCTTATTTCCTTAtagaaaaacaagctttttccTGTTATTCACTGGTGTTTGTTTTGTGGGTTAACAACCTTTCTAACACTACTGTTGTAGTTACACTTTAACATGCCTGTCTGTTGCAAAATGTTCTgcttaaaacttttcattttgcctTCCCTCCTGCTCCTTATACACAGAAACAAGCTTGACCATTGTCTAAGGCCTAGACAGGCTTGACCAAAGTCTGAGGCCTATTAAATTTTCCTTCACAattgtttatatatatgtatttatcctgacacatatctatctatctatctatctatctacctatctatctactGTTGTATCTAACTGACAAAAATTAAttgaaggaggaaagaaataaCTCATCGAGTCAATATAGCTTCTCAGACATAAAATGAGAAGAGTTAGGAAAGTCTCTCATCTTAATGTGACAGTTTTAGATGACACAAGTGAGCTTTTATACTATGcagttcttttctttaaaaaaaaaaaaaaaaaggtccagaGGCAAACCTGAGAACTACAGGCCTGTAAAGCCTAACTTCCATatcaggaaaattggttgaagctatagtaaagaatagaattcgCAGACATATATAGATGAACTTGACTTTCTggggaagaaaacattttttaaaaaaggaaaatcatgccttatAGTCCATTTGAATTATGTGAgtgggtcaacaaacatggaaaAGGGTGACCCCgttgatataatgtacttggaaattcagaaagcctttcaaaGGGTCccacatcaaaggctcttaagcaaagtaagcagacatgggatgagagggaaagtcctttcatggatcagtaactgattaaaagataggaaataaaaggTTGGCATACATTGTCagctttcacagtggagagaggtaaataatggggtaccccaaggatctgtactggaaccagtgcagtgcaacatattcataaataatctggaaaaaaaaaggtaaacagtgagatgacaaagtttgcagatgatacaaaattactcaagatagttacatCCAAAGCTAACTATGAAGAGTTTCAAAGGGATCTCATTAAATTGGGTGGCTGggtaagaaaatggcagatgaaattcagtgttgataatgCAAACaaatgcacattgtaaaacaGAATCTCATCTATGCATacgaaatgatggggtctaatctagctgttactgctcaagaaagagatcttggagtcactgtggatagttctctgaaaacatccactcaacacACCGttcagtcaaaaaaactaacagaatggtAGGACCCATTAGGAAATGGGTAGAAAATCAGATAGATAATATCAAAATGCCACTATATAGATAGATAATGTGCCTGAACCTTGAATGTACTTATGGTCAGCCctactcaaaaaagatatattaaaattggaaaaggtacagaaaaaggcaacaattccgtatgaggagacattaaaatGACTGGAACTATTCAGCTTACAGAAGAGATGACTGacagggaatatgatagaggtctataaagtaattaatgatgtggagaaaatgaataatgatgtgttatttacccccttcacataacacatgaaccaggagTCACTGAAccaaattaataagcagcaggtttaaaacaaacattacacATAACACACAGCCAacttatggaactcattgccgggaTATGTTTTGAAGGCCACAAATATAATCGGGTTCAGAAAAGAATAAGATAAGTTCATGGTCCATCAGTGAATTTTAGCCAAAATGATCAGGAAaacaaccccatactctgggtgtccctaagactctgactgccagaagctgggactggatgacaggggatggatcagtcaGTAATTGGCttattctgttaattccctctggagcatctggccaCTGTCACAAAACAGGATACTAGCCTagattgaccattggtctgacctagtgtggccattcttatgttctgggAAAGTTGCAAGTCATTGCAATGGATTTTATTTATCTGCCCTTCATGACAGAAATACAGCTATCAGATtaaaagtatttgcttcagcATTTGAATGAGCTGAGGATTGGTGTGATAATAACATTGCTTTCTTAAAGCGTTTTCTATTGTTGAAAGCAGTGAAGCACATAGCATATTTTTTAAAGCCATGGTCAGGAAATGCTGCTGTTGGCCTTGCTGGAGCATGTACAACTAGCAGTGTGAACCAAAGGCTGTGAATCAGAGTAGACCTGGTCTTGGCAGAACAGTAACATACCCGGTATTGGCTGaccaagtaagcacattcctgatAGTAAAAAAACACCCAGAGCTCTCAGGTAGCTATGGAAACACATTCCTAAGAGATGGCACATGGACACACACAGCAACCCCATGTAAGAAAAGGATGGCGTGACAGGATCAGGGATGAGGAAGTAGGATGTTTTGATTGAACTAGCAGGTACAAGGTATAAGGGTGGTAACCAACCAGACCTGGAGTGTCATACTTGACTTGTTTGTATCAAGGTCTAAAAGGAGTAGTTATAGGAGGGGCAACTTTGTATCAGCCAACGGGACAGGCCCCTGGTGTCCTGACTGAGCCTTTCCCTTGTCATGGGCAGACATGTGCTAGTATCCCTGTGACCCATTGGACAGAGCGGAGTACCATGCACTGCTGATAATAAACCTGGCTGAGCTCCTTCACCCCCAAACCGAGCCCATGGTCTGCCTCTATGAGTAACATCGAGGTCTGCTCAATCAGCAAGCTGCATCCTCTGATCATGCAGCCAACACTGGAGCTCCAAGAACAGCAGCATTGAGCAGCCGTAACAACTTTGCGGCCCTAACAACATTCCTCAGCACTAACAACATCTGCAAGGCCATGGAGCATTTTAAACATGTACACACATACCACTTGCAATGATGTATGGGGTAGTTCCATTAATTGCTGAATCCAGTAGCACATCTTGTACCTCCCCAAGTCAAAGCATGGGATACAGTGTGTGACAAAGCCACAAAATGAAGGAGACAAAAATATCACTCATGCAAAAAACCTAAAATGATATGTGattccttcttttagtgtgggaaAACTAAAATGGTCATACGGGTCATGCACTAGGATGGCTCTGAGAAGAGATAACTTCAATTCTCTGCTCCATCACTAACTCCCTGTAGGGCCAGGTAGTATGTAAATTCAtatttctttgcctcagtttctcatttgTAACAAGTCTGCATGCTGCCTTACCAGAAGGACATAGACACAGTTTAGGGGGGTTCCCAGAAGGGTCGGGTTAAGGGGGGTTAAGGGGGGTTCTGCTGAAGTAGGAGACATTAAAAGAGACAAGTCTGTCCAGTTTGATGGAGAGCACAACAGGGACACATGCTACATGACTGTGCATGGGGACTATGAGAATGTCAGATGCTCCTTTATTACCCTGAATGAGCTACCCAGAGCATGGACTGTAGCGAAGGTGGGATAACATCCTCCATAGAGACAATGCTAACTGGCACAGAGAAACTGTTGTGGATTGGCCAGGCATAGGACTGGTGCAGATTAGTCCCTTCATAGAGCAAGAAGGGAACTAGATACCACACTGGTACTCTAAGTCACAATTCAGTCCCTAACCTGTTCCTCAAACAGCACAGGTAATGTTAGGATTTTGAAAGGGGGCTAAGAGTATTATAATAATAGAATtctagaaatgcagggctggaaggaaccccaagaggtcatctagaccagccCCTTCTGAGGAGGACGAAATAAACCTAGAgtatccctgacaagtgtttgtccaacttgttctttaaaaccttcaatgatggagattccagaacctcacttagaagcctgttccagggcttaattatccttataatTATAAAGgctttcctaacatctaacctaaatctcccttgccacaGTTCAAGCTCATTCCTTCTTGTCCCaccttcaatggacatgaagaacaattgatcaccatcctcaacatatctgaagacttttGTCagatctcccccttccccagtcttCATTTCTCAAGAGCAATCATgaccagttttttaacctttcctcataagtcagggtttttgaaactttttatcatttttgttactctcctccgGACTTTCTCCAATTAATCCACGTTTCCTAAAGTGTGTTGGGGTTATCCCAAGACCTTTTCCATTCAgttccccaagaactcagtttgacttCAGTCTCCTCACTCAGgatcctttatttggcatacagcaatgcCATGTTGAGCCCAGTAGACTCAAACAAAGAGGGTGGGAATAGGGagtaccacacatccaaagtggcacagcaaacctcttccttCCTTCACATTTACATATTACATTGTAattactatacattgcatcacatgTTTTTGGATTAGCTTGGTTAGTTTGCAGGAACCAATCTCTATATGGCATGCTTTGCTCATGCACTTTCCATGCTCAAACTACTCTTTACCTCTTCTTTACTTTACTGACTTATTCTGTCCATTGTTATCTTGTTCATAATAAATGGCTTCCTGggtgttctccctcttatcttGGCTATCTTAGACATTTTGTCTTTTAGTTTACTGACCCATTTACTTTCTTTTTTAGCACAGATATTCCTTTTTAAGCCTGCTAATCAATTTATCTCCCTACTCCTGTCTTCTAAGAAATGAGGCCTCTCCCATGTTTAATTACTTATGTCAGGAAAGGCCTACAGTCCTAAAAAGTATGGCACCAAGAatttgacacagtactccagtcgaggcctccccagtgccaaatatagcATGACAATTGTTTCCCAGGTCTTTCACATGActctcctattaatacacccccgaaagatattagccttttttgtaactgcatTATTTTGTTGagtcatattcaatttgtgatccactatcacacccagattcttttcagcagtactactgcctaatCCATTTTCCCATTTCTAtagttttgcatttgtttttccccccttcctaagtgtagtactttgcacttcctttattgaatttcatcttgttgatttcagacaagTTGTCCAATCTgttaaggttgttttgaattctaatcctgtcctctaaagggCTTGCTACCCCACCCAGATTGGTATTGTGATGGGTTGTCATCCCTGGGGTGCTGTCTGGGAGCTGAGGGAATTGCTGTGCTCCCCTAAGATACACAGCTGTGTTGGGGACACAGCCAGCCTCACCCAGGCCTTGTTATCATTCAGCTTAACAACAGGTGGCACCACTAACCCAAACTGGGCTACCTGAGTGTAAACAGCAGACACCAGCCAATTTCCAAGCTCCTCAgtgtaagggactgtggaagactttgttacagcctagccagggaacttccgctttctcaagccgagaggttactgtgggacatagatagctgcttcgttattttgGGATAGagttagtttttgaaggacacagctgctttgatattgtaggagatagttcttgaaggacacatctgtcatgtgtggttctCTCATCTTCTCCACAGAGGGAGAAGCCTGTGCAGTGGAgagtcttgttttggtagggttagggttttttttcttttattatttatttatttgtggtatATAAATATACCTGTAGCTACATGTTTATGTTAAGAAAGGAAAGTCAAATAAACATGCTTTgaacttggagcagaaggtgatgaGGTTTGTGACGGTTTTTAGTTCCTGGGTCTGTCCATTCCACAGCCTTTAGCCGGCCTCCTGGAGAAAGTTTCATCTACTGCACTGATGAGTTTTACTCTTCGGCCTTGTTTACATTACACGCTAAATTGGTGCAGTGGCGTCAGTTTAGTGGGTCTGGTGTAGACATgataagttgatgggagagcaccctcccattgacttaattaatccaccttAATGAGAGGGAGAAGCTATGTCAATGAGAGAACATCTCCCGTAGACATAGTGTGGTGTAGATCCGTGTTAAGCTGATGTAAGTTACATCCGCTTAAATTACGTAACTTATGCAACTTAAGTTGCATAACTTTCACTGACTTGTAgcattagtgtagacaaggccttagtatTGAGAGTTCCATTGAGCCAGAGGAGCACAGATGTTGGCCATCTTTGTCCCAGATGTTAAACCATATTCAAgtgtcctgggcccaggccaatgagcactttgaaaataaagaccAAGACCTTGAACTCCAGTTGAAATTCTATGGGAAACCAGTGTATAGAGCAGAGGATAGGTCTTATGTGTGCAGGGTGGCTTGTATTGCTGAGGAGACACACGGCAGCATTTTATAAtagctggagtttcctaagcTCTGAATGTTTCATGTCCGGGTATATTGCATTACTGTAGTCCAGGCAAGAAGTGACAAAAGTGAATGACTGAGGCCAGGTCTTTGTCTGTCAGGATGTGACAGAGTCTCCTAGACAACTGGAGATGACAGGGAGTGTTACTCATGGCTGTTGTTACGCAAGAGTCCagcatcagcaaggaatccaagagGACTCCTGACTTTGTGTGTTTGACCATTGTTATGTCCCTTtgtctctctgtccctcagtttccccctacAAAATGGTGCTAGAAATATTTACCTCCTGTATTAATCAAAAGTGGCACCACATACTAGCTAGAGGAATAGGGATGAATGCAGAGCCTTCACCCTTCAATTCCAAAATCCCAGGCCAATCCCATCTTCTCTTAGGAAGACCCTTATCCTTTCTGGGGACCTATGTTGGGCTCATTATGCATTGGGCTCCATTGTGATTTCTGGGTACTGCTGAATTGGCTTGGACGGATTAGCCAATAgccttggaaggattagatttttattggcaaCAATCCATTTTGCCATGCACATAAAAACTGatcaaaaatatttccagtgataatcattgaaatgtacagacaggcaaagtaagaaaaatgctgcttgaaaacctATTAGAGTTTAATTTAAGGACATAGCATTGATCCACAGGTCAAAAACCTGGGTCTGCAAGGTTTATAGGAGCAGCCACACACCAACCCTCCACCTGGCAGCCTGCTGGTGCTTGCTTACCTGGGACCCATGAAGGccagccccagtttgaggctccaCCCCTACAGTCCTATTGGCAGAGTCCTGGAACAGTTGATTGGCCTGCTTGCCCTACTTAAGCCAACAGTAGGAACAAGAAGCTCTCTGAACAATAGGACTTCACCCTGTTTTGGATTGTGCACTGCCTACTCCTGCCTCAGTGTGACTCCTGCATCTGTTTTGCGATTCTGACCTCCAGTCTGTCTCCTGACTCGGACCTCCTGGGATCCTGACTGTGGCTCCGGAATCATGGTTCTGATcttcagtttgtctcctgcttctgacctcctggtatcctgactcCTGTCTTGTGACTGAGGATTTTGGCTCTGAATATGAGGTCTAGAGGCCCATAACCTGTCCATGGCAAATATTTACTTGCATATTTTGACAAATGATGCTGACAGTTATAAAGCTTGAACCTTTGAATCTGAGCATCTactattattaaataattattgtctgatctGTCAATAACTtggtgcaactgtgaaaatgtaactgataaaaaatagaaaaaattcttaaaattaaGATCAATATTACCCATCAAAATTGTAtataatcaaattctgccaagcctaactaATAATAGCAATCAGTCATCCACTACATAATTTCATGGGGTTTTGGCTGCATAATCCATTAATGTCTGAACACAATTGACTTAAAAGCAAACACATTCCTAAGAGATAGTACAGGAACACACCAACACTTCATAAAAATAAGGATGGGATGACAGAATAATGGATAAGGATGTTTTGTTCACACTAGCAAGTACAATGACAAGGTGGTAACTAACAACATCTCGAGTGTAATACGCAGTGTTTGTATCAACGTATAAAAGGGGAGGTCATGGGAGGGCAATCTTTGTGTTAGTCTTGGGGACAGCATCCTGGTATGCTGCTTGAGTTGGTACCATTGTTGCAAATACATGTGGGTTAGTGCACATGTAAACATTGAGATGGGGCACTAGGACCATGCTTCATCAAAAATAAACCTGGTAGAGCACCTTGCCACCGAAACAAGTctgtggtctttctttatgaACAACATTGAGGTCTGATGAATCAGCAAGCTGCGTCCTCCACAGAACCAGAAACAGCAGTACTTAGCAGCCTTATCAACATTTACCAGCACCAACAACTGGGGGCAGCAAAgcatggaggtggggaaggggcacctATAcagtataatgggcactaggggaaGCAGAAgttgagggtggggaaggggaggctaTGTcatataatgggcactaggggcagcagatattgggggcagggaaagggaggctatactgtataatgggcactaggggcagcagaagGTGGTGATGAGAAAGGAGCACCGGGGAAGCAGAAGGTCAGGgtggggaagcagtgactctattGTATAATGGGTACTGGGGTAGCAGAGGCTGAGGGGTGGGGAAGTGGCAGCTATGCCACATTATGGGCACTGGGGCAGCAAAAATTAGCGTTGGGGAAGGGATGGCAATACTGTATATTTGGTACTGGGTCAGAAGGCGGTGGGGGTGTGAAAAAGGTGGTTATcctg containing:
- the LOC119841609 gene encoding olfactory receptor 11L1 isoform X2 produces the protein MINSTTLVEFWLLGFHSLPGWQTLLFIVFLVIYILTITGNIVIISVVRLQPQLHSPMYSFLQNLSFLEICYTSTIMPKMLANLLVERKTISFAGCMAQLYCFVFLGATECFLLAVMAYDRYLAICYPLHYTVAMSDASCTRLAMGSWVTGIFTGLLPCLLISRLCFCGSNHIKHFFCDISPLLKLACSDTSATEVVIFILSLLVLISCLLLTLLSYLFIILTILKIPSSSGKRKTFSTCGSHLAMVAIYYGTMIFMYVRPTSSLPSELNKIVSVFYTIITPLLNPIIYSLRNKDFSDALKKVISRQCSPHRV
- the LOC119841609 gene encoding olfactory receptor 11L1 isoform X1, producing MKSQKEILGKMINSTTLVEFWLLGFHSLPGWQTLLFIVFLVIYILTITGNIVIISVVRLQPQLHSPMYSFLQNLSFLEICYTSTIMPKMLANLLVERKTISFAGCMAQLYCFVFLGATECFLLAVMAYDRYLAICYPLHYTVAMSDASCTRLAMGSWVTGIFTGLLPCLLISRLCFCGSNHIKHFFCDISPLLKLACSDTSATEVVIFILSLLVLISCLLLTLLSYLFIILTILKIPSSSGKRKTFSTCGSHLAMVAIYYGTMIFMYVRPTSSLPSELNKIVSVFYTIITPLLNPIIYSLRNKDFSDALKKVISRQCSPHRV